In the Malaya genurostris strain Urasoe2022 chromosome 1, Malgen_1.1, whole genome shotgun sequence genome, one interval contains:
- the LOC131435780 gene encoding mucin-2 isoform X1, producing the protein MNRRQSLDKPGILSPPGPFLTPSPSPSIPASPRLQPSPSQSPFQQQQPQEVLLVTNSSIGHVTPEQDRKIGITNRRQSFNQQPQQQQQQQQLNNNSPNAGTVVYRPSPTQSPAGAATYSITTLPGNEFNTTLVGSNNISLNKKGRKSSTATVIHQPQLLPQQQQQQQQHQQQSQQQHTFIQSHVTQGHGTTIGPPPACSPKAAKKALQQHIHQHQQQQQHQHLHQQQQHQAQTVSFVGSPIASPSPIASPNGGQILVTSGNHGSLGGSIIVGSAAGHPAVGSATGHAGAGASVTGSAQLRPPTPQPIIQQYPVMSAGNQIVQIFQGSQFITQHPAVSQHQHQQPQTSSIQGQHQQHQLQNRQTIISHSPQPQHLNHQTLQTTHPTNNHQPQHQYIQQIVTSSPSSGSASSSPVSVSVSGSTTFITGHGGGQKHQKGPQQILPKPVTPSVSPSPGSAHQSPQQQIQVSFNPTSLSYTGSKTVMSQPKTSIATVMNHVPAQLHVTQTAAGGQYLTQSAPHQAQQSHSGAPQQPQLVATPQTTPTGASTGATTASQNGGSIILPAGNLNAQPLLLNQMPVIVQQNTPQGVQLILRPPTPQLAAPSLVIHNSRQQLQQPQPQQVLRILNTNGAMQLAAAPTFIVSSQGNLVQQNIPGLKTNQGVPLTQLQGLSGQRQPQQLAAAINQHLLSQGVAQLQNLQLNGNLTQIQVPNGLNGQLLTSLPAQFQQGFSLQNQNINLNQLGSANFSQLAAAAAASGATFTSPPPPTPAGQGSNQPSEIVMTGHQNIQFAASQPSGTITATTSVPPQQHTPQGQLITNALPDGQLQTSAQIIPPVSQQDSNRQSAPIITTQISSQHQQQQQQQQQQQYFSSNTLAQQQQQQQGPMQQHIQHHIQQQQQHHQVHQKLDIEKPKKERKSKKKKTTQPPIATAAPIIVTPSVPVTSQAAMAGSGHPTISSTPIAYAAAEPMSSPPTSPTFVNTHTSTGKLDLANLMKISGIGIEDDDFMDADDQPASLPPPPLVQATTAQTPSEYANIVIQNESVPKELMSPPPAPAPPPAPPAAASAAAASAAATTDIMITIPASAAGSNLDFPYTISIPTTGLDGQDAQVKTTISNETPKPPGHTPHATLPSSVQQQQQQHHHHNQEPPPFMITIDPSGDPNSGQPYTISIPRLSSGGGGGTTDDTTKVVSIATVAPTQTVSTVTSNTAPITTPQNTICVNSLMNNVLSTQMTPTLQSQINEIQNQLIQAAASSAPPASSSTVLSQHYTTVSQPMLTTATSFSSPIVTSALPSPVTTSMVISPCKTTVTPTKKKSGGSKKNGKKIADKTLDTINANVPTQIGNIQISQIDGTTVNNNKTTKSMINNQIQITPILENKTPAQQFQAAPMSHASVPVNPPLSVQLHPQAVPMMVNQQQQQQQQQQQQPQPHLTSQPVIQPTLVQQPPPQIAQPPPPQPQVPSAQGILSQLTGALSLSLGENGHLILKHDVNSPQDSQSQMILQAILSGALGNVSLVNEPSKSSPPAVPMNHQPPPQQQQQQQAPVIQQTPKSVATVSGQIQHKNIIVTSSQHQPTPTGHVMPTFSSQPSHTMAPTGSMQIVHQTAPQMVQQQQQQQQQQQQQQQHQQQQQLIGHTHTGGVVQSLKDVRKQHETPVESHQFQHQHQPAAPQQQTVVINSNAPKFVELPKVAPNQQLFSLNTLTNQITQLSPGQTTAALGPMERLLIVPTGINAQQLAQCMLQGQIHFNNVGQVTQSSEQKPPPPQTLPPPQPQPQSQQQPSQQMSQFQQQQQHQHQVVIQNNQHFKPMPVISNKAINPVKPEKPKRSRAKKADKQPPKTPSLVKVNPVGSGLPQNVILQPGQHAQPILAEDGTKIGTKIVGTVNPNNFVSNPPPPPVAQVQPQQQQQQQQQQPQQHIHIGGNKTMITKTVSGTMNPVSGTTQCNNLIVNNVSNTVVNSATTTRYDNSSNLSIHNNNNNNSSISSSSSSSSNSNSSGSSNVNVCVQPHNVISGSSSSSSSSSISTNSNKKGKMGHASQLPSSQPHLNQMPPLVSVNSGGAPITGTNVGTPSVVPRVQTIQLTPQKQQLLKNVQHQIQQLSAKLQNKNLLATLTIPADFDPTNPIFNKPLPVLTNIQNMSDPDITQALQRLFIEQQKILATGKIIPTIPAGHALAVAAANVPPPPPPAPISGTTPGGAIISSELKPQQAIVSPITVTPTSANAAIYQGGANMQTIPSPIQINSPQVVKQDIMIPASSASNCANSIVTSSSMSITITNSMPAQHTKGAQTKLCATPATSIIPISSALPSNTTVTCTQPVPTVGGGQSIIKINAKQSTQLQPQPSQHQIILNNKNITLTSAQNSSSNSGSIPMPSLVPTQPQQPHSMSVTKIELPPTPPPSLLAVTQQHRSNTPIPPPLVPTSMSISQPGKSYTGQSIVIVSGSQAILTNSLPQNVSGTGNLTAKPSVIAATSSSSGSSLVQANTSLHIQLQQPPQPMTNVPPPLVTMAPATVPSPATIISTNACISNSMLAAAAVVPPSTSTNNGNLPAAIASIPCSSSSAPVLVSSTVSAPVPPPTPTPSIVTTTIPGSTKPVVVPRSSLFERQISVDQDACTRPDTGTPFGNKQDAVKRLIRYHCMYEERCEENEAEEDVFEEAAVEFPVIYKNMLNKYQYLLMQESMRHVRTTELMMVDRMLISDVKEEILQMQLNINELLNPVVNEMHQSVDTQQPEYWHHHHQQQQQQQQQQQQQQQQAHVPVAHSGEDNKIKKEEISFDLCVDQAAGFPAVGSAAIKEEHIKTEANATDELVAYRHQSVHFSLHGQPGPMTVLKAKTSGPSSDDFKKELDSFDDIESEITPSFIMKKCDNGKGQPTVAPHAHPAQPPSLSYFNHVGENQCPGGSKSDDAKVTEQYDEWLCIQKELNYLTDERRGNVPKSVKSPEEEIIEKQLDDLFNPSSGEAKDGGDVSRSQVDSPLADFFNAQQQDSGVGGSARGSSVPSDKSVENRLEALFGGTPLHNRSSEDNSPEGPVEKQDDLIETRLEALFQGGESALDNASFLHKTNNFEMIQAQLSQKRHWSSAECDWDNGENSSKRQCLPGNNRSQDDDHRWLLECDQNQGQPLPTDHSSVGIRGQRQTQQGVVVNTLTSGNDHIINDNGGGGNRHVSSTNTSNSGSTTNSKRTSWNGDILLASATGDLDMLDTNLSLSLNNLNSMCGTVGMMTGEVPSAHHGPLSDHKSSKNCFHSPVLGGENCDDTNLIGDLGTGGGLSNPSHSHNHGGKLNYLDRDLLGLDGPNDSSSKQSHHHHHHHHHLHHQLSAQVASTELQHQLNHINFDASGHPTLNFEEDISRQVQNAIDSILNLQSNETEAALHFPLDQSFLADSPQSMQRPPSSNKRRYHLINRLDDINDCIGSAMEESGDNANSHHHLHLNNHHLNHHVIHHQQTVHLHHLHHLNNHNHNPSSGTVEPSSVQVQDGSNSSNSSNISSSSSNSSSSSNSNSSNSASGGNGGDPPVKTIIKS; encoded by the exons GTATTCTGTCTCCTCCGGGTCCATTTCTAACGCCAAGTCCATCGCCATCGATACCAGCAAGCCCACGGCTACAGCCTTCGCCGTCACAGTCACCGTTCCAACAGCAACAGCCACAGGAAGTACTGCTGGTAACAAATAGTAGCATCGGCCACGTGACTCCGGAGCAG GATCGAAAAATTGGAATTACCAACCGACGGCAGTCGTTCAATCAGCAACctcaacaacagcaacagcagcagcagcttaACAATAACAGTCCCAATGCAGGTACGGTGGTATACCGTCCGAGTCCGACACAATCACCGGCCGGAGCTGCAACCTACAGCATTACGACTTTGCCGGGAAATGAGTTCAACACAACACTAGTAGGCTCAAACAATATATCGCTCAATAAG AAGGGTCGTAAATCTTCAACGGCAACAGTAATTCACCAGCCGCAGTTGCttccacaacaacaacaacaacaacaacaacatcagcAACAATCGCAACAGCAGCATACGTTTATCCAGTCACATGTAACACAAGGACATGGGACAACCATTGGTCCTCCTCCTGCATGCAGCCCGAAAGCGGCGAAAAAAGCACTGCAGCAACATATCCATCAGcatcagcaacagcaacaacatcaACATCTccaccaacagcagcaacaTCAAGCACAAACGGTGTCCTTCGTTGGGAGCCCGATCGCCAGTCCCAGCCCGATTGCAAGTCCAAACGGAGGACAAATTCTGGTCACCAGTGGTAATCACGGTAGCTTGGGTGGCAGTATTATCGTGGGCAGTGCTGCGGGACATCCGGCCGTCGGTAGTGCCACCGGGCATGCGGGTGCAGGGGCGTCCGTCACTGGATCAGCCCAGCTAAGGCCACCTACGCCGCAACCTATCATTCAGCAA TATCCCGTAATGAGCGCCGGCAATCAAATAGTGCAAATTTTTCAAGGTTCTCAATTTATCACGCAACATCCGGCTGTTTCGCAGCACCAGCACCAGCAGCCACAAACTTCTTCTATCCAGGGACAACATCAGCAGCATCAGTTGCAAAACCGACAAACGATCATATCGCATTCACCCCAACCCCAGCATCTGAACCATCAAACACTGCAAACAACGCACCCGACAAACAACCACCAGCCGCAGCACCAGTACATTCAACAGATCGTGACGTCGTCTCCGTCCTCTGGTTCCGCGTCATCGTCGCCCGTGTCGGTGTCGGTTTCGGGAAGTACAACGTTCATCACTGGCCACGGCGGTGGTCAGAAGCACCAGAAGGGTCCACAACAAATCTTGCCAAAACCAGTAACTCCTTCGGTTTCTCCATCGCCCGGTTCTGCCCACCAGAGCCCGCAGCAACAAATTCAAGTTAGTTTTAATCCTACCTCTCTCAGTTACACCGGAAGTAAGACCGTGATGAGCCAGCCGAAAACTTCGATAGCGACGGTAATGAATCACGTGCCGGCCCAACTGCATGTAACCCAGACGGCCGCCGGTGGACAGTATTTAACGCAATCAGCCCCGCACCAAGCTCAACAGTCCCATTCTGGGGCACCCCAGCAACCTCAACTGGTGGCAACACCACAAACAACGCCCACCGGTGCATCGACGGGAGCAACTACGGCTTCCCAGAATGGTGGTTCAATTATTCTGCCGGCGGGGAACCTGAATGCACAACCCTTACTGCTGAATCAGATGCCCGTGATTGTGCAGCAAAACACCCCACAAGGCGTACAGCTGATATTGCGACCTCCAACGCCGCAACTTGCTGCACCGAGTTTGGTAATTCATAACTCCCGACAACAGCTTCAGCAACCACAGCCACAGCAAGTTCTGCGGATATTGAATACCAACGGTGCGATGCAGCTGGCGGCTGCACCCACTTTCATCGTATCTTCTCAGGGTAACTTGGTACAGCAGAACATACCGGGGCTGAAAACTAACCAAGGAGTTCCGCTAACCCAACTGCAGGGATTGTCGGGTCAACGGCAGCCGCAGCAGTTGGCGGCTGCAATAAACCAACACTTGCTCAGTCAGGGAGTAGCCCAGCTACAGAACCTACAGTTGAATGGGAATCTGACCCAAATTCAAGTGCCAAATGGATTGAACGGCCAATTGTTGACCTCGTTACCGGCCCAATTCCAGCAGGGTTTCAGTTTACAGAATCAAAACATCAACCTAAATCAGCTCGGTAGTGCAAATTTTTCCCAACTAGCAGCGGCGGCCGCTGCCAGTGGAGCTACTTTCACTTCTCCTCCTCCCCCAACCCCGGCCGGACAAGGCTCGAATCAGCCGAGTGAAATTGTTATGACGGGTCATCAAAATATCCAATTTGCTGCATCGCAGCCAAGCGGAACCATAACGGCCACGACGAGCGTACCGCCGCAACAACATACGCCGCAAGGACAATTGATCACGAACGCCCTGCCGGACGGGCAGCTACAGACCTCGGCGCAAATTATTCCGCCTGTATCCCAGCAAGACTCGAATCGCCAATCGGCACCGATTATTACGACTCAAATTTCGTCACAacatcaacagcagcagcagcagcagcagcagcaacagtatTTCAGTAGTAATACTTTagcgcagcagcagcaacagcagcagggtCCAATGCAGCAGCACATACAACATCAtatacaacaacaacagcaacatcaTCAGGTGCACCAAAAACTAGACATTGAAAAGCCGAAAAAGGAACGGAAGAGTAAAAAGAAAAAGACAACACAGCCTCCGATAGCGACTGCTGCTCCTATTATAGTGACACCAAGTGTACCAGTGACCAGCCAAGCTGCAATGGCCGGCAGTGGTCATCCGACGATCTCATCAACTCCGATAGCATACGCAGCAGCAGAACCGATGTCCTCACCACCGACGTCCCCGACGTTCGTCAATACCCACACGTCCACCGGAAAGCTAGATCTGGCTAATCTTATGAAAATATCGGGCATTGGCATCGAGGATGACGATTTCATGGACGCAGATGATCAGCCGGCTTCACTGCCTCCGCCACCGTTGGTGCAGGCAACGACTGCCCAAACACCATCCGAATACGCTAACATTGTGATACAAAACGAATCCGTTCCCAAGGAGTTAATGTCACCTCCGCCGGCACCGGCACCACCGCCAGCACCACCGGCAgcagcatcagcagcagcagcatcggcAGCAGCAACCACCGACATTATGATTACCATTCCTGCCAGTGCCGCTGGTTCTAATCTTGACTTTCCCTATACGATCTCAATTCCAACGACCGGACTGGATGGGCAGGATGCTCAAGTCAAGACTACGATATCGAATGAAACTCCAAAACCACCTGGCCATACTCCTCATGCTACGCTTCCTTCTTCTgttcaacagcagcagcagcagcaccaccACCACAACCAAGAACCTCCACCTTTCATGATCACGATTGACCCATCCGGGGATCCGAACTCGGGTCAACCATACACGATTTCAATTCCTCGACTATccagtggtggtggtggtggtacgACGGACGATACGACGAAGGTAGTCAGTATTGCAACGGTGGCACCAACTCAGACCGTTTCAACTGTGACCAGCAACACGGCACCGATCACTACTCCGCAGAACACCATTTGCGTGAACAGTTTGATGAATAATGTCCTGAGCACCCAGATGACCCCAACACTGCAGAGTCAAATCaatgaaattcagaatcaaCTAATCCAGGCTGCCGCTTCGTCAGCACCTCCGGCTTCATCGTCGACTGTTCTAAGTCAACACTACACAACCGTGAGCCAACCGATGCTAACAACGGCAACCAGTTTCAGTTCGCCCATCGTGACATCAGCTTTGCCTTCGCCGGTGACCACTTCGATGGTGATATCGCCGTGTAAAACGACGGTCACACCGACCAAGAAGAAATCCGGCGGCAGTAAGAAAAATGGCAAAAAGATCGCCGATAAAACACTGGACACCATCAATGCAAACGTTCCGACGCAAATCGGTAATATTCAGATTTCACAAATCGACGGCACGACGGTTaacaacaacaaaactacgaaaagcATGATCAACAATCAAATTCAGATCACTCCGATCCTGGAGAACAAAACTCCCGCGCAGCAGTTTCAAGCTGCTCCCATGTCACACGCTTCCGTGCCGGTGAATCCTCCCTTGTCGGTTCAATTGCATCCACAGGCTGTTCCGATGATGGtcaatcaacaacaacaacaacaacaacagcaacagcagcaaccaCAACctcatcttacaagccagccaGTCATCCAACCGACACTAGTACAACAACCACCGCCTCAAATAGCtcaaccaccaccaccacaacCGCAGGTACCATCCGCTCAGGGTATCCTGTCGCAGTTGACCGGTGCGTTGAGTTTGTCGTTGGGTGAGAATGGACATCTGATCCTGAAGCACGATGTCAACAGTCCCCAGGACAGTCAATCGCAAATGATCCTACAAGCAATACTTTCCGGTGCCCTGGGAAACGTAAGTTTGGTAAATGAACCGTCGAAATCGTCACCACCAGCGGTACCGATGAATCATCAACCAccaccacaacaacaacaacaacaacaagcgCCAGTGATTCAGCAAACTCCCAAATCGGTAGCCACCGTTAGTGGTCAGATACAGCATAAGAATATAATCGTTACCAGTTCACAGCATCAGCCAACTCCAACGGGGCACGTTATGCCAACATTTAGTTCCCAACCTAGTCACACGATGGCACCAACCGGTTCGATGCAAATCGTACACCAGACAGCACCCCAAATGgttcaacagcaacagcaacagcagcaacaacaacaacaacaacaacaacaccaacaacaacagcagcttaTTGGTCATACACACACGGGTGGGGTAGTTCAAAGTCTGAAGGATGTTCGAAAACAACACGAAACTCCAGTGGAGTCTCATCAATTTCAGCATCAGCACCAACCGGCCGCTCCTCAACAACAGACGGTGGTCATCAATTCGAATGCACCGAAATTTGTGGAGCTCCCGAAAGTGGCACCCAACCAGCAACTGTTCTCGCTGAACACACTGACCAATCAAATCACTCAACTAAGTCCGGGTCAAACGACGGCAGCCCTGGGGCCGATGGAACGACTGTTGATCGTACCGACGGGGATCAATGCTCAACAGCTAGCCCAATGTATGCTACAAGGTCAGATTCATTTCAACAATGTTGGCCAAGTGACGCAATCTAGTGAACAgaaaccaccaccaccacaaaCGTTGCCCCCACCTCAACCACAACCACAGTCGCAGCAGCAGCCATCTCAGCAAATGTCACAGtttcagcaacagcagcagcatcaaCATCAGGTTGTTATTCAAAACAATCAACATTTTAAACCCATGCCAGTGATAAGCAACAAGGCAATCAACCCGGTAAAACCGGAGAAACCAAAGCGGAGTCGGGCGAAGAAAGCCGACAAACAACCACCGAAAACGCCAAGTCTTGTGAAGGTAAATCCCGTGGGTAGTGGACTTCCCCAGAACGTTATACTTCAGCCGGGGCAACACGCTCAACCAATCCTAGCCGAAGACGGTACCAAAATTGGTACCAAAATCGTTGGCACCGTAAATCCAAACAATTTTGTGTCTaatccaccaccaccaccggttGCACAAGTTCaaccgcagcagcagcagcagcagcagcaacaacaaccacAGCAACATATACATATCGGCGGTAATAAAACGATGATCACAAAAACAGTCTCGGGAACAATGAACCCTGTCAGTGGAACAACCCAGTGCAATAATCTTATTGTGAATAACGTTAGCAACACAGTGGTCAACAGTGCAACAACTACTCGATACGACAACAGTAGCAAtcttagtatccacaacaacaacaacaacaacagtagcatcagcagcagcagcagcagcagcagcaacagcaacagtagCGGTAGTAGTAATGTAAATGTGTGTGTTCAGCCTCATAACGTTATCAGTGGTAGTagtagtagcagtagcagtagtagTATAAGCACTAACAGTAATAAAAAGGGGAAAATGGGTCACGCTTCGCAGCTTCCTTCATCGCAGCCCCATCTGAATCAAATGCCACCATTGGTAAGTGTCAATTCCGGTGGAGCACCCATAACCGGTACCAACGTCGGTACACCGAGTGTGGTTCCACGGGTGCAAACTATTCAGCTAACACCCCAGAAGCAGCAACTGCTGAAAAACGTGCAACATCAAATCCAGCAACTTTCCGCAAAACTACAGAACAAAAATCTACTAGCCACGCTTACCATTCCGGCGGACTTTGATCCCACGAATCCAATCTTCAACAAACCACTGCCCGTACTAACCAACATTCAGAACATGTCCGATCCGGACATCACTCAAGCACTGCAGCGACTCTTCATCGAGCAGCAGAAAATTTTGGCCACGGGAAAAATCATTCCAACGATACCAGCCGGACACGCACTGGCAGTAGCTGCGGCAAATGTGCCGCCACCTCCTCCACCGGCACCCATCTCCGGAACGACACCCGGAGGTGCTATCATAAGCAGCGAGTTGAAACCGCAGCAAGCCATCGTATCCCCCATAACCGTAACGCCAACTTCGGCGAACGCAGCGATCTACCAGGGCGGGGCCAACATGCAAACGATTCCTTCGCCAATACAAATCAACTCGCCTCAGGTAGTCAAACAGGATATCATGATTCCGGCGTCATCTGCTTCGAACTGTGCGAACTCGATTGTGACCAGCTCCTCAATGTCCATTACTATAACCAATAGTATGCCAGCACAACACACGAAGGGAGCTCAAACGAAACTGTGCGCGACACCAGCGACTTCAATAATTCCGATTAGTTCTGCACTTCCATCGAACACAACCGTGACGTGTACGCAACCGGTCCCGACAGTCGGTGGTGGTCAGAGCATTATTAAAATCAACGCGAAACAATCAACGCAACTTCAACCCCAACCATCGCAGCATCAGATAATTTTGAACAATAAAAACATCACCCTAACGAGTGCTcaaaacagcagcagcaacagcggcAGCATCCCCATGCCGTCGTTGGTTCCTACCCAACCTCAGCAACCACATTCGATGAGTGTGACCAAAATCGAGCTTCCCCCAACACCTCCGCCGTCTCTGTTAGCAGTCACACAGCAACACCGTTCCAACACACCGATTCCTCCTCCACTGGTGCCTACATCAATGTCAATCTCTCAGCCAGGCAAATCCTACACCGGCCAATCGATCGTCATCGTAAGTGGATCCCAAGCGATCCTCACCAATTCCCTTCCGCAAAATGTTTCCGGAACGGGAAATCTGACAGCTAAACCCTCGGTGATTGCGGCGACTTCCTCCTCCTCCGGTAGTAGCCTTGTTCAAGCCAACACTTCCCTGCACATTCAGCTGCAGCAACCTCCACAACCGATGACCAACGTACCGCCACCGTTAGTTACGATGGCACCGGCAACCGTTCCATCACCGGCCACAATCATTTCGACCAACGCGTGCATATCAAATTCAATGTTGGCAGCTGCCGCGGTTGTCCCGCCATCAACATCCACCAACAACGGCAATTTACCCGCTGCGATCGCATCGATTCCGTGCAGTAGCAGCAGCGCACCCGTTCTGGTATCCTCAACCGTTAGCGCTCCAGTACCACCGCCGACACCGACGCCATCGATTGTAACCACCACCATCCCGGGTAGCACCAAACCGGTCGTGGTGCCCCGTTCAAGTTT ATTCGAACGACAAATCTCGGTAGATCAAGATGCCTGTACCAGACCGGACACCGGTACGCCCTTCGGCAACAAGCAGGACGCGGTGAAACGACTGATCCGTTACCACTGTATGTACGAGGAACGCTGCGAGGAGAATGAGGCCGAGGAGGACGTGTTCGAGGAAGCGGCCGTCGAGTTTCCCGTCATCTACAAGAACATGCTGAACAAGTACCAGTATTTGCTCATGCAGGAATCGATG CGCCATGTCCGTACCACCGAGCTGATGATGGTCGATCGAATGCTCATCTCGGACGTGAAGGAAGAAATCCTGCAGATGCAGCTTAACATAAATGAACTGTTGAATCCGGTGGTAAATGAAATGCATCAAAGTGTGGACACTCAACAACCGGAGTACTGGCACCACcaccatcagcagcagcagcagcagcagcagcagcaacagcaacaacaacagcaggcaCATGTTCCGGTGGCGCATAGTGGCGAGGATAACAAAATTAAGAAAGAAGAGATATCGTTCGATTTGTGTGTCGATCAGGCAGCGGGTTTTCCGGCAGTTGGTTCAGCGGCCATCAAAGAGGAACATATAAAAACGGAAGCAAATGCGACCGACGAACTGGTGGCATACCGGCATCAAAGTGTGCACTTTTCTCTGCACGGTCAACCGGGTCCGATGACAGTGCTGAAGGCAAAAACGTCCGGACCCTCGTCGGATGACTTCAAGAAAGAACTCGATAGTTTCGACGATATAGAAAGTGAAATTACTCCTAGTTTTATTATGAAGAAATGTGATAACGGGAAGGGACAACCGACGGTGGCGCCGCATGCTCATCCAGCACAACCGCCATCGTTGAGTTATTTCAATCACGTCGGCGAAAATCAGTGTCCCGGTGGCAGTAAGAGCGACGATGCGAAGGTCACCGAACAGTACGACGAATGGCTGTGCATTCAGAAAGAACTGAACTATCTGACGGACGAGCGCAGAGGTAATGTGCCCAAAAGTGTCAAAAGTCCGGAAGAGGAGATCATCGAAAAGCAGTTGGATGACCTGTTTAATCCGTCCAGTGGTGAAGCCAAAGATGGCGGCGATGTCAGTCGCAGTCAGGTGGATTCTCCTTTGGCCGATTTTTTCAATGCTCAACAGCAGGATTCCGGAGTAGGTGGAAGCGCCAGAGGGTCCAGCGTGCCATCGGATAAATCAGTGGAAAATCGACTGGAAGCTTTGTTTGGGGGAACTCCTCTGCATAACAGGAGCTCCGAAGATAACTCGCCCGAAGGTCCGGTGGAAAAACAGGATGATTTGATTGAAACACGCCTGGAGGCACTGTTCCAGGGTGGCGAAAGTGCGCTGGATAATGCTAGTTTTTTGCATAAAACAAATAACTTTGAGATGATACAGGCGCAGTTGAGTCAGAAGCGTCACTGGAGCTCGGCGGAATGTGACTGGGATAATGGGGAAAACTCGAGCAAAAGACAGTGTCTGCCCGGGAACAATCGGTCACAGGACGACGATCATCGTTGGTTGCTGGAATGTGATCAGAATCAGGGTCAACCACTGCCAACCGATCACAGTTCGGTGGGCATCCGGGGTCAAAGGCAGACACAGCAAGGTGTCGTCGTCAATACACTCACCTCAGGTAACGATCATATAATTAACGATAATGGTGGTGGTGGTAATCGGCACGTATCTAGCACTAACACTAGCAATAGCGGCAGCACTACTAACTCAAAACGCACCTCTTGGAATGGTGATATTTTGCTCGCTTCGGCGACCGGCGATCTCGATATGCTTGACACTAACCTCAGTCTTAGCTTGAATAACCTTAATAGCATGTGTGGGACGGTGGGTATGATGACGGGCGAGGTACCATCGGCACACCATGGCCCACTTTCCGATCACAAGTCGTCCAAAAATTGTTTTCACTCACCGGTTCTCGGTGGCGAAAATTGCGATGATACTAATCTGATTGGCGATCTCGGTACCGGTGGTGGTCTTAGTAACCCTAGTCACTCCCATAACCACGGCGGTAAACTAAACTATCTCGATCGTGATCTTCTAGGGTTGGATGGACCGAACGACAGCAGTTCCAAGCAgtcgcatcatcatcatcaccatcatcaccaTCTTCATCATCAGTTATCTGCTCAAGTGGCATCTACCGAACTGCAACATCAGCTCAATCATATCAACTTCGATGCTAGCGGGCATCCTACGCTTAACTTCGAGGAAGATATCAGCAGGCAGGTTCAGAACGCTATCGATTCCATACTGAACCTGCAGAGTAATGAAACGGAGGCCGCGCTTCATTTTCCTTTGGATCAATCTTTCCTGGCGGACAGTCCTCAGTCGATGCAGCGACCGCCTTCGTCGAACAAACGACGGTACCATCTGATCAACCGTCTCGATGACATCAACGACTGTATCGGTTCGGCAATGGAAGAATCAGGCGACAACGCAAACAGTCATCATCATCTGCATCTGAACAATCATCACCTGAACCATCACGTGATACACCATCAGCAGACGGTCCATCTGCATCACCTTCACCATCTTAACAACCACAATCACAACCCGTCGTCGGGAACGGTGGAGCCCAGTTCCGTACAGGTACAGGATGGTAGTAACAGCAGTAACAGTAGcaacatcagcagcagcagcagcaacagcagcagtagcagtaaTAGTAACAGTAGTAACAGTGCCAGCGGTGGTAATGGTGGCGATCCACCGGTCAAAACTATCATCAAATCCTGA